The following are from one region of the Francisella opportunistica genome:
- the dxs gene encoding 1-deoxy-D-xylulose-5-phosphate synthase has protein sequence MLKYTILDKINTPFDLKLIPESQLKILSSELRAFLVDTLDVSGGHFASSLGATELTVALHYVYNAPYDNIVWDVGHQTYIHKILTGRKDKLVTIKKDGGISGFPKRSESEYDTFGVGHSSTSISAALGMAIADRLQGKPSNTVAVIGDGAITGGMAFEALNHAGGIKEDILVILNDNEMSISDNVGGLSAHFSKIISGGFYNSIREKGKEVLKNIPPIFEFVKKVETQTKGMFVPANFFEDLGFYYVGPIDGHDVTELVKTLRILQGHKGPKLLHVITKKGKGYTKAESDPIKFHHVAPSFHSGENLTAQVSKPTYSNIFGNWICQKAAKDKRLVGITPAMKEGSDLIRFSQQYPHRYFDVAIAEQHAVTFAGGLACQGLKPVVAIYSTFLQRAYDQVIHDIALQNLDVLYAVDRAGLVGADGATHDGSFDISFMRCIPNHVIMTPSDENEAYHMLELGYEYNGPAMVRYPRGAGIGAKITDKLDLQLGKAKLVREGSRIAILNFGTLLPIAKQLAEKYYATVIDMRFVKPLDEAMLDKVSQSHDILLTLEENSIAGGAGSAVNEYLVAKDLSKKITVRNFGLQDKFLNHGTKDLLLAQSNLCVEKISQEIDKLI, from the coding sequence ATGTTAAAATATACTATTTTAGATAAAATAAATACACCATTTGATCTTAAGCTAATTCCCGAGAGCCAGCTTAAAATCTTATCTTCTGAGCTAAGGGCTTTCTTAGTTGATACATTAGATGTAAGTGGCGGGCATTTTGCAAGTAGTCTTGGTGCTACAGAGTTAACTGTTGCTTTGCATTATGTTTATAATGCGCCATATGATAATATCGTATGGGATGTAGGGCATCAGACATATATCCATAAGATTCTTACTGGTAGAAAAGATAAACTTGTCACAATTAAAAAAGATGGAGGAATTTCAGGCTTTCCTAAACGCAGTGAGAGTGAATATGACACCTTTGGGGTTGGTCACTCAAGTACTTCTATAAGTGCTGCTTTAGGTATGGCTATAGCAGACAGGCTACAAGGTAAACCCTCTAATACTGTAGCTGTTATTGGTGATGGTGCTATAACTGGTGGTATGGCTTTTGAGGCTTTAAACCATGCTGGTGGTATCAAGGAAGATATTCTTGTTATTCTTAATGATAATGAGATGTCGATTTCTGATAATGTTGGTGGACTTTCTGCACATTTTAGTAAAATTATTTCTGGCGGTTTTTATAATTCTATACGTGAAAAAGGTAAGGAAGTATTAAAAAATATTCCGCCAATATTTGAGTTTGTCAAAAAGGTTGAAACTCAAACTAAAGGTATGTTTGTACCAGCAAATTTTTTTGAAGATTTAGGTTTTTATTATGTTGGACCTATAGATGGTCATGATGTTACTGAGTTGGTCAAAACTTTAAGAATACTACAAGGTCACAAGGGTCCAAAACTTTTACATGTGATTACTAAAAAAGGTAAAGGTTATACAAAAGCTGAATCAGATCCGATTAAGTTTCACCATGTTGCGCCAAGTTTTCATAGTGGTGAGAATTTAACTGCCCAAGTTTCTAAACCAACTTACTCGAATATTTTTGGTAATTGGATTTGTCAAAAGGCTGCCAAAGATAAGCGTTTGGTTGGAATCACACCAGCGATGAAAGAGGGGTCTGATTTAATTAGATTTTCGCAACAATATCCACATAGATATTTTGATGTGGCTATCGCTGAGCAACATGCTGTGACATTTGCTGGCGGCTTAGCGTGTCAAGGACTAAAGCCGGTGGTGGCAATATATTCAACATTTCTACAACGAGCTTATGATCAGGTGATACATGATATAGCATTGCAAAATTTAGATGTGCTATATGCTGTAGATAGAGCAGGTCTAGTTGGTGCTGATGGTGCAACTCATGATGGTAGTTTTGATATATCATTTATGCGCTGTATCCCTAATCATGTGATTATGACTCCAAGTGATGAGAACGAAGCTTACCATATGCTAGAACTTGGTTATGAATATAATGGCCCAGCTATGGTGCGTTATCCGCGTGGTGCTGGCATTGGTGCTAAAATAACTGATAAGTTAGATTTACAATTAGGTAAAGCAAAACTAGTTAGAGAAGGTTCAAGAATTGCAATTTTAAATTTTGGGACATTATTACCTATAGCCAAACAACTAGCTGAGAAATATTATGCCACAGTCATAGATATGCGTTTTGTTAAACCACTTGATGAGGCTATGCTTGATAAAGTATCTCAATCTCATGATATATTATTAACTTTAGAAGAAAATTCTATTGCTGGTGGGGCAGGCTCTGCTGTTAATGAGTATCTTGTAGCTAAAGACCTTAGCAAAAAAATAACTGTTAGAAACTTTGGTCTTCAAGATAAGTTTCTCAATCATGGCACAAAAGATTTATTATTAGCTCAAAGTAATCTTTGTGTTGAAAAGATATCTCAAGAGATTGATAAACTAATTTAA
- a CDS encoding fumarylacetoacetate hydrolase family protein, with amino-acid sequence MQFDLTKSKVICVGRNYVEHIHELNNEFPDNPVIFIKPNSSITKTLKLSSKREIHYECEIVFAFDNNSNIKAVGLGLDLTDRNLQSKLKAKGLPWELAKSFDNSAVVSEFVSITNAEIAFLNFKAYKNDALIQQGSYDLMIYKPLQIIDFLHQSEISICENDLLMTGTSKGVGIVNIGDRFKIELFCKDKKILAITF; translated from the coding sequence ATGCAGTTTGATCTAACAAAATCAAAAGTAATTTGCGTCGGTAGAAATTATGTTGAGCATATCCATGAGTTAAATAATGAATTTCCTGATAATCCAGTTATTTTCATAAAACCTAATTCAAGTATAACTAAAACCCTAAAGTTATCCTCAAAAAGAGAGATTCATTATGAGTGTGAAATAGTTTTTGCTTTTGATAATAATTCAAATATAAAAGCAGTTGGTTTGGGTTTGGATTTAACTGATAGAAACTTGCAGTCAAAACTTAAAGCAAAAGGTTTACCTTGGGAATTAGCTAAATCATTTGATAATAGTGCTGTAGTTAGTGAATTTGTTTCAATAACTAATGCTGAGATTGCATTTTTAAATTTCAAAGCTTATAAAAATGATGCGCTGATTCAGCAAGGTAGTTATGATTTAATGATTTATAAACCGCTGCAAATTATAGACTTTTTGCATCAAAGTGAAATTTCAATTTGTGAAAATGATTTGCTAATGACAGGAACTTCTAAAGGAGTTGGAATAGTAAATATAGGTGATAGATTTAAAATAGAACTTTTTTGTAAAGATAAAAAAATTTTAGCAATAACTTTTTAG
- the truA gene encoding tRNA pseudouridine(38-40) synthase TruA, giving the protein MKNYLLQIEYFGKNYCGWQRQSHSPSIQAELEKALSKIANQNIEVTCAGRTDTGVHATSQIVNFHSDADRSLSAWQRGANAILPQDIKILAAKEVNNDFNSRFSALNRTYNYLIYNSPISSPIFAEHSLWVNRELDIGKVNQACKYLLGEQDFSSFRSSQCQSNTPFRNIQKAEVIKQGSFIVFEVVGNAFLHHMIRNFVGSLLKVGLGFESANWIKSLLEARDRTQAAETAKAHGLYFVGVEYPAFSFKRQIINLCC; this is encoded by the coding sequence ATGAAAAACTACCTATTACAAATTGAATACTTTGGTAAAAACTATTGTGGTTGGCAAAGACAATCTCACTCGCCAAGTATTCAAGCAGAACTTGAAAAAGCTCTATCAAAAATTGCAAACCAAAATATAGAAGTTACTTGTGCCGGGCGTACAGATACAGGTGTGCATGCTACTTCACAAATTGTTAATTTTCATTCAGATGCTGATAGATCCTTAAGTGCATGGCAGCGTGGTGCAAATGCGATATTACCTCAAGATATAAAAATATTAGCTGCCAAAGAGGTTAATAATGATTTTAACTCGAGGTTTTCTGCTTTAAATAGAACTTATAATTACCTTATCTATAATTCACCAATTAGTTCGCCAATCTTTGCTGAGCATAGTTTATGGGTGAATAGAGAGCTCGATATAGGCAAGGTGAATCAAGCTTGTAAATATCTATTAGGTGAGCAAGATTTCAGTTCTTTTAGATCATCACAATGCCAGTCAAATACACCTTTTAGAAATATTCAAAAAGCCGAGGTTATCAAGCAGGGTAGTTTTATTGTCTTTGAAGTAGTTGGTAATGCTTTTTTACATCACATGATTAGAAACTTTGTGGGCTCATTATTAAAGGTAGGTTTGGGTTTTGAATCTGCTAATTGGATTAAATCTCTATTAGAAGCCAGAGATAGAACACAAGCAGCAGAGACAGCTAAAGCACATGGTCTGTACTTTGTCGGTGTTGAATATCCAGCGTTTAGTTTCAAACGGCAAATAATTAATTTGTGTTGTTAG
- the guaA gene encoding glutamine-hydrolyzing GMP synthase, with amino-acid sequence MTDIHNHKILILDFGSQYTQLIARRVREVGVFCEIFPHDVAADFIKDYQAKGIILSGGPESVYDSDAKAPEIVFELGVPILGICYGMQTMIMQHGGEVKGADRSEFGKAIINILNSTNNIFSNMEHEQLVWMSHSDKVTQTGEHFEIIASSINAPVAAVAHKTKPFYGVQFHPETTHTENGKQIIENFVINICGCDTLWNIENIIENDIKEIKQKVGSDKVILGLSGGVDSSVVAAILHEAIGDQLTCIFVDTGLLRLNEGDQVMQVFAQHMDINVIRINAKNRFLNALRGICDPEQKRKIIGKLFVDIFDEEAAKIENAKWLAQGTIYSDVIESAGNNQSKAHVIKSHHNVGGLPKEMKLKLLEPLRELFKDEVRKLGLGLGLPYNMLYRHPFPGPGLGVRILGEIKKEYVETLQKADAIFTEELYKHNLYHDISQAFGVFLPVKSVGVVGDQRRYEYVIALRAVVSIDFMTATWANLPYDFLSLVSNRIVNEVKQVSRVVYDVTGKPPGTIEWE; translated from the coding sequence ATGACAGATATACATAATCATAAGATTTTGATTTTAGATTTTGGTTCACAGTATACTCAGCTTATTGCTCGTAGAGTAAGAGAAGTTGGGGTTTTTTGCGAGATTTTTCCTCATGATGTAGCGGCTGATTTTATCAAAGATTATCAAGCAAAAGGTATAATTTTATCAGGTGGTCCTGAGTCAGTTTATGATTCTGATGCCAAAGCTCCTGAGATAGTTTTTGAGCTTGGTGTACCTATTTTAGGTATTTGCTATGGTATGCAAACAATGATAATGCAGCATGGTGGTGAAGTTAAAGGAGCTGATCGGAGTGAATTTGGTAAGGCAATTATTAATATCCTAAATTCGACAAATAATATATTTTCAAATATGGAGCATGAGCAGCTAGTTTGGATGAGTCATAGTGATAAAGTTACTCAAACTGGTGAGCACTTTGAGATAATTGCTTCTTCGATAAATGCTCCGGTAGCAGCAGTTGCACATAAGACTAAACCTTTTTATGGTGTGCAGTTTCACCCTGAAACAACCCATACAGAGAACGGTAAGCAAATTATTGAGAACTTTGTAATTAATATCTGTGGATGTGATACTCTGTGGAATATCGAAAACATTATCGAAAATGATATAAAAGAGATTAAACAAAAAGTTGGTAGTGATAAAGTAATTTTAGGTCTATCTGGTGGTGTTGATTCATCTGTTGTGGCTGCGATATTACATGAGGCGATTGGTGATCAATTGACTTGTATATTTGTAGATACTGGTTTACTGCGCCTTAATGAAGGTGATCAGGTCATGCAAGTATTTGCACAGCATATGGATATTAATGTTATCCGTATAAATGCCAAAAATAGATTCTTAAATGCGCTAAGAGGTATCTGTGACCCAGAACAAAAGCGTAAAATTATAGGTAAGCTTTTTGTTGATATTTTTGATGAAGAAGCAGCTAAGATAGAAAACGCTAAATGGTTGGCTCAAGGTACTATTTATAGCGATGTAATTGAGTCAGCTGGTAATAACCAATCTAAGGCACATGTGATTAAATCACATCATAATGTTGGAGGCTTACCAAAAGAAATGAAGCTTAAGCTTTTAGAGCCATTAAGAGAGCTTTTCAAAGATGAAGTTCGCAAACTAGGCTTAGGTTTAGGTTTACCATATAATATGCTCTACAGACACCCATTCCCTGGTCCTGGTTTAGGTGTACGCATATTAGGTGAAATTAAAAAGGAATATGTTGAAACTTTACAGAAAGCCGATGCTATTTTTACAGAAGAACTTTATAAACATAATTTATATCATGATATCTCTCAAGCTTTTGGAGTATTTTTACCTGTTAAATCGGTAGGTGTAGTTGGTGATCAGCGTAGATATGAGTATGTAATAGCTCTAAGAGCTGTAGTAAGTATTGATTTTATGACAGCAACATGGGCAAATTTGCCTTATGATTTTCTATCGCTAGTTTCAAATAGAATTGTAAATGAAGTAAAACAAGTATCGCGAGTTGTGTATGATGTGACAGGAAAGCCACCTGGAACTATTGAATGGGAATAA
- a CDS encoding GFA family protein: protein MSKKYKSTCHCKAIELELYLPNGLEKLRRCNCSICSRKGAVVSSVSLENLKIIRGEDMLTKYTFGTHTAEHYFCSVCGIYTHHKRRSNPNEYGINVACIDGVDIENFKDIKYLDGKNNHPADK, encoded by the coding sequence ATGAGTAAAAAGTATAAATCTACATGTCACTGCAAAGCTATAGAATTAGAGTTATATTTGCCAAATGGCTTAGAAAAATTAAGGCGTTGTAACTGTTCCATCTGTAGTAGAAAAGGAGCAGTAGTAAGTTCGGTATCATTAGAAAATCTTAAGATTATTAGAGGTGAGGATATGCTCACCAAGTATACATTTGGTACACATACTGCAGAGCACTATTTTTGCTCAGTTTGTGGAATATATACTCATCATAAAAGAAGATCAAATCCTAATGAATATGGTATAAATGTAGCTTGTATTGATGGTGTAGATATAGAGAATTTTAAAGACATTAAATATTTAGATGGAAAAAATAATCATCCTGCAGACAAATAA
- a CDS encoding arylesterase, producing the protein MRKVILASIIVVLVYLVYYVFFTKNYNNWPIVNAKPQGETIVALGDSLTAGYGIDKKDNYPSQLAEMLNQPVINMGISGETTQQALLRINKVIAQNPKIALITLGGNDLKKKIPAGETFDNLKQIVDILQANGALVVIGGIDIPYYKNDYAQDYLEFAKNNGCLLVPNVLAGLIGDKDLMIDAVHPNAKGYKIMAKQFYDVIDKYLNQK; encoded by the coding sequence ATGAGAAAAGTAATCTTAGCTAGTATAATAGTAGTATTAGTATATTTAGTTTACTATGTGTTTTTTACTAAAAATTATAACAACTGGCCAATAGTTAATGCTAAACCTCAAGGCGAAACTATTGTAGCTCTTGGTGATAGTCTTACAGCAGGATATGGCATCGATAAAAAAGATAACTACCCATCGCAGCTTGCTGAAATGCTCAATCAGCCAGTGATAAATATGGGTATATCTGGCGAGACCACTCAACAAGCATTACTAAGAATTAATAAAGTAATTGCTCAAAACCCTAAGATAGCTCTTATTACCCTGGGTGGTAATGACCTTAAAAAGAAAATTCCTGCAGGTGAGACCTTTGATAATTTAAAACAGATAGTCGATATTCTTCAAGCAAATGGCGCTTTAGTAGTTATTGGAGGTATTGATATTCCGTATTATAAAAATGATTATGCACAAGACTATCTAGAGTTTGCTAAGAATAATGGTTGTTTACTAGTGCCAAATGTCTTAGCAGGACTGATCGGAGATAAAGATTTAATGATTGATGCAGTACATCCTAATGCAAAAGGCTATAAAATTATGGCAAAACAATTCTATGATGTTATTGATAAATATCTAAATCAAAAATAA
- the lptB gene encoding LPS export ABC transporter ATP-binding protein, whose product MEKYTLEAKRLGKKYGSRWVVNNVSMKVSTGEIVGLLGPNGAGKTTSFYMIVGLVAATRGKVRMGQEDVTKMPIHLRARRGLGYLPQEASVFRKLSVEDNIVAILETRKDLNKVQIEEKLNELLDEFSIQHIRKSLGMSLSGGERRRVEIARALAMDPKFILLDEPFAGVDPVSVIEIKEVVRHLKDRGIGVLITDHNVRETLDICERAYIVNAGNMLAAGTPAEVLADETVRKVYLGEDFKL is encoded by the coding sequence ATGGAAAAATACACATTAGAAGCTAAGAGGTTAGGCAAAAAATACGGCTCACGCTGGGTTGTAAATAATGTCTCTATGAAAGTTTCAACTGGTGAAATAGTTGGTCTTTTAGGTCCAAATGGAGCCGGAAAGACAACATCGTTCTATATGATTGTAGGCCTAGTTGCAGCTACGCGTGGTAAAGTGCGGATGGGTCAAGAGGATGTAACAAAAATGCCTATTCATCTGAGAGCTAGAAGAGGCTTGGGTTATTTACCTCAGGAAGCTTCTGTTTTTAGAAAATTAAGTGTCGAAGATAATATTGTTGCAATTTTGGAGACTCGTAAAGACCTGAATAAAGTTCAAATTGAAGAAAAGCTTAATGAGCTCTTAGATGAATTTAGTATTCAACATATCCGTAAAAGTTTAGGTATGAGCTTATCAGGTGGTGAGCGTAGAAGGGTAGAGATTGCTAGAGCATTAGCAATGGATCCTAAATTTATTCTACTTGATGAACCATTTGCAGGTGTTGACCCTGTGTCAGTGATAGAGATTAAAGAAGTTGTGCGTCATCTTAAAGATAGAGGTATTGGTGTTTTGATTACAGACCATAATGTACGTGAGACATTAGATATTTGTGAAAGAGCGTATATTGTTAATGCTGGTAATATGCTCGCAGCAGGTACTCCAGCAGAGGTTCTAGCTGATGAAACTGTTAGAAAAGTGTATCTAGGTGAAGATTTTAAATTATAG
- a CDS encoding APC family permease, protein MKKLSTMAVVFISTGGMIGSGWLFSPYYGFQTAGQGVIISWFITALLTLLVALCFAEVASMLPIVSGAMRFLRITHSRTLGFLFVALGWISYLVYLPLEAQSVVQYLGFWFPNLVVSVSTGVFLSYYGVFVAFIIMLSLTYLNTYQLKNVAKINSIVSIWKIFLPIAIAVGMLAFYGSFKNYYANTADINVNFEHILLAVTGSGLAFAFSGFQNGLIVANSAKNPKLAIPLSLIAPVVVGLTMYISLSLLFMFCVPESVNSFNAGVAPLLGLLSLFSLHIIYTILFIDAIVAPLGTGNVYTAVTGRVLQAFGLEFFKKSILTRLNKNHVPIYCIWINFFVGLVFLFQFPTWTALVNFLSSLVLFSCLSGPVVLIIFRDKFSDIERKFKLPYYKLFGYLGFISCSYFIYWSGTFNLLCLVILVALTCLIYWFVFMRQYFIQVLKQTWFVCAYIICLWAISYIHELNLVTFPYDNLLVAIASIIFLKIFIITQAATKDIEKNIEDIMSEVKNLKSS, encoded by the coding sequence ATGAAAAAACTATCTACAATGGCTGTAGTGTTTATCTCCACTGGAGGAATGATTGGTAGTGGCTGGCTATTTTCGCCATATTATGGTTTTCAGACAGCTGGCCAAGGAGTGATAATTTCTTGGTTTATCACGGCTTTGCTGACATTACTTGTAGCATTATGTTTTGCTGAAGTAGCCTCAATGCTACCGATAGTTTCTGGAGCAATGAGATTTTTGCGTATTACCCATTCGCGAACTTTAGGTTTTTTATTCGTTGCTTTGGGGTGGATCAGTTATCTTGTGTATCTACCATTAGAGGCGCAATCTGTAGTACAATATTTAGGCTTTTGGTTTCCAAATTTAGTTGTATCAGTTTCTACTGGTGTATTCTTATCATATTATGGGGTTTTTGTTGCATTTATAATTATGCTAAGTTTGACTTATCTAAATACTTATCAGTTAAAAAATGTTGCAAAGATAAATTCGATTGTGAGTATTTGGAAGATATTTTTGCCTATAGCTATTGCCGTAGGGATGTTAGCCTTCTACGGGTCTTTTAAAAACTATTATGCTAATACTGCTGATATAAATGTAAATTTCGAGCATATTTTATTAGCAGTGACAGGTTCGGGCTTAGCTTTTGCATTTTCAGGATTCCAAAATGGTCTAATAGTTGCAAATTCTGCTAAGAATCCTAAATTAGCGATACCTCTATCTTTGATTGCTCCAGTTGTGGTTGGTTTAACGATGTATATATCATTATCATTGTTATTTATGTTTTGTGTTCCTGAATCAGTAAATAGTTTCAATGCTGGGGTAGCTCCGCTTTTAGGCTTACTAAGTTTATTTAGTTTACATATTATCTATACGATACTCTTTATTGATGCAATTGTAGCACCTCTTGGTACTGGTAATGTTTATACAGCTGTTACTGGTAGAGTTCTGCAGGCATTTGGTTTAGAGTTTTTCAAAAAATCAATTCTGACAAGGTTAAACAAAAATCATGTGCCAATCTATTGTATTTGGATTAATTTTTTTGTTGGTTTAGTTTTCTTGTTTCAATTTCCTACTTGGACAGCTTTGGTAAATTTCTTATCATCTTTAGTTTTATTTAGCTGTTTATCAGGCCCTGTAGTGTTGATTATATTTAGAGATAAGTTTTCTGATATCGAGAGAAAATTTAAGCTACCTTATTACAAGTTATTTGGTTATTTAGGTTTTATATCTTGCTCGTACTTTATATATTGGTCAGGAACTTTTAATTTATTATGTTTAGTAATCCTAGTAGCATTGACATGTTTAATATATTGGTTTGTTTTTATGCGCCAATATTTTATTCAAGTACTTAAACAAACATGGTTTGTTTGTGCTTATATTATATGCTTGTGGGCTATTTCATATATCCATGAATTAAACTTAGTAACTTTTCCTTACGATAATTTATTAGTTGCAATTGCGAGTATTATTTTTCTCAAAATATTTATTATTACCCAAGCTGCTACTAAAGATATTGAAAAAAATATCGAAGATATAATGTCAGAGGTTAAAAATCTTAAAAGTAGTTAA
- a CDS encoding gamma-glutamylcyclotransferase family protein yields MELLFSYGTLQQEEVQLLTFGRKLVGQKDILRGYIVSEVEILDQKVIEISGKRFHPILKETGNLQDKVHGTVFELNCDEVSLSDEYEVDSYVRKQVTLDSGNNAWIYTEAV; encoded by the coding sequence ATGGAATTATTATTTTCATATGGGACCTTACAGCAAGAAGAGGTACAACTTTTAACCTTTGGTAGAAAACTTGTTGGTCAAAAAGATATTTTAAGAGGTTATATAGTTTCAGAAGTAGAAATCTTAGATCAAAAAGTAATTGAAATTAGTGGAAAAAGATTTCATCCAATTCTTAAAGAAACGGGTAATCTACAAGATAAAGTTCACGGAACTGTTTTTGAACTAAACTGTGATGAAGTTAGCCTTTCTGATGAATATGAAGTAGATAGTTATGTTCGTAAGCAAGTAACTTTAGATTCTGGCAACAATGCTTGGATTTATACTGAAGCAGTTTAA
- a CDS encoding alpha/beta hydrolase fold domain-containing protein, which translates to MWAIVGSSGFESFDDFEIIEELSRETPFGLCSNGLFKIKVEDKEALFLNRTGLGQNILPHQINYKANIYALKKYGATSVIALSSVRSLREELKPGDMVIPYQFIDRTKSLREFTFCEQGSLNYVSLSKPITESIAEEIRAKKQEFDFDIHFKQSYVCIEGPQFPTIIDAKCFQSMGGGVIGMTAFPEFALARESGLNYISCNFIVDYVPWSYDVRNLYNVLEIRETNNLKAEKLVKWLVNNLPFYAENDCHELGIARYLSTPIESLSPNKKAWLKVIARDNSEHEKALEAEVLKKVPDLYGGIKAIPAKLQDLLTFIGKFDREGNRKDLEATRKAAASLDLYSYPKVELQLVEDIKILHDGGHSIPIRVYNPKVDEKLKVIIFSHGGGFVSGTLDSFDAFCRKLALTTNRVVFSIDYRLAPEHKFPAGLNDVEFVAEHIYQHSKKFGVSKKKFTLMGDSAGANLTVLATYNLLQKGSVKIANNIILYPSVDLSHMPTKSLEDFASGYILTKAKTMWYSELYVPESIDKRSPEVSPFYIKELDNMPRTLVMTAGYDPLRDEGLLFAERLIRHGVEVQHYHFDSLVHGFINFSKLIPKEMEVLHSRVVKFLG; encoded by the coding sequence ATGTGGGCAATAGTAGGTAGTAGTGGTTTTGAATCTTTTGATGACTTTGAGATTATAGAAGAATTATCACGAGAAACACCTTTTGGTTTGTGTTCTAATGGTTTATTTAAAATAAAAGTTGAAGACAAAGAAGCATTATTTCTCAATAGAACTGGTTTAGGACAAAATATATTACCACATCAAATTAACTACAAAGCCAACATCTATGCTCTGAAAAAATATGGTGCTACTTCTGTTATTGCCTTATCATCTGTTAGAAGCTTGAGAGAAGAGTTAAAACCTGGGGATATGGTTATTCCATACCAGTTTATTGATAGAACTAAATCTCTAAGGGAGTTTACATTTTGCGAGCAAGGATCGCTAAATTATGTTTCGCTCTCAAAACCTATAACAGAGAGTATTGCCGAAGAGATTAGAGCAAAGAAACAAGAATTTGATTTTGATATTCACTTTAAGCAAAGTTATGTCTGTATTGAAGGTCCACAGTTCCCTACTATAATTGATGCTAAATGTTTCCAGAGTATGGGTGGTGGAGTTATAGGTATGACAGCATTTCCAGAATTTGCTTTGGCAAGAGAGTCTGGCTTGAATTATATTAGCTGTAACTTCATCGTTGACTATGTGCCTTGGTCATATGATGTTAGGAATTTATACAATGTCTTGGAAATTAGAGAGACTAACAATCTCAAAGCAGAAAAATTAGTTAAATGGCTAGTAAATAACTTACCATTTTATGCTGAGAATGATTGTCATGAGCTTGGTATTGCTAGATATCTATCAACACCAATAGAATCATTATCACCAAATAAAAAAGCATGGCTAAAAGTTATCGCTAGAGATAATTCTGAGCATGAAAAAGCACTTGAAGCAGAAGTCTTAAAGAAAGTACCAGATTTATATGGCGGTATCAAAGCTATACCAGCAAAATTGCAAGATTTATTGACCTTTATCGGTAAATTTGATCGTGAAGGAAATAGAAAAGATTTAGAGGCAACACGAAAAGCTGCTGCCTCACTTGATCTATATAGCTATCCTAAAGTTGAACTACAATTAGTGGAGGATATCAAAATACTTCATGATGGTGGACATAGTATTCCAATTAGAGTATATAATCCCAAAGTTGATGAGAAATTAAAAGTAATTATATTCTCTCATGGTGGTGGCTTTGTTTCTGGGACTTTAGATTCATTTGATGCTTTTTGTCGCAAACTTGCTCTAACTACGAATAGGGTGGTTTTCTCTATTGATTATCGCCTTGCTCCTGAGCATAAGTTTCCAGCAGGTCTAAATGATGTTGAGTTTGTTGCTGAACATATTTATCAACATTCAAAGAAATTTGGAGTTTCTAAAAAGAAATTTACGCTAATGGGAGATAGTGCTGGAGCTAATCTTACAGTTTTAGCGACATATAATTTACTCCAAAAAGGTAGTGTAAAAATTGCTAATAATATTATCTTATATCCATCAGTAGATTTATCACATATGCCCACTAAATCACTAGAAGATTTTGCTAGTGGTTATATTTTAACTAAGGCAAAAACTATGTGGTATTCTGAATTATATGTTCCTGAAAGTATTGATAAGCGTTCTCCTGAAGTTTCACCTTTTTATATAAAAGAGTTAGATAATATGCCACGAACTTTAGTTATGACAGCAGGTTACGATCCGTTGAGAGATGAAGGACTATTATTCGCTGAAAGGCTTATTAGGCATGGTGTTGAGGTACAGCACTATCATTTTGATAGTTTGGTACATGGCTTTATCAATTTCTCAAAACTTATTCCTAAAGAAATGGAAGTTTTACATTCTAGGGTTGTGAAGTTTCTTGGTTAA